In the Oceanivirga salmonicida genome, one interval contains:
- the sufD gene encoding Fe-S cluster assembly protein SufD: MRYEEMKKPVWKRLEYTVVDTITKKEFSNENISLINIDKDGIILNKIDLERPAEYRGLGEYFEVENTQMLNHKLGITITKNIEDMIVIRYNLDKNNDILVNGISINVEENASAKILIYYDTKDESFCYHNGYIKVNAGKNSNLELITLQNMNGNSKNFTQTDFINHEDSNVEYYDLELGSGVNAVASKSRLIGDRANMLYVPAYLVDEKRKADFEYSLLFHGKYCNGDIEGRGTTKDYGHKVFRGNIYFYKGCSKSTASEGEFSILLDDTITIHAIPAMLCDEDDVVGAHAASVGKVDEDRLFYLMSRGFSAKEAKKIVVESTFRPIFEKIEIEDIKEEMFEEIKRRML, translated from the coding sequence ATGAGATATGAAGAAATGAAAAAACCAGTGTGGAAAAGATTAGAATACACAGTGGTAGATACGATAACTAAAAAAGAATTTTCTAATGAAAATATATCTTTAATTAATATAGATAAAGATGGTATTATTTTAAATAAAATTGATTTAGAAAGACCCGCAGAATATAGGGGGCTTGGAGAATATTTTGAAGTAGAAAATACTCAAATGCTAAATCATAAATTAGGAATAACTATTACTAAAAATATAGAAGATATGATAGTTATTAGATATAATTTGGATAAAAATAATGATATTTTAGTAAATGGTATAAGTATAAATGTTGAAGAAAATGCAAGTGCTAAAATATTAATATATTATGATACAAAAGATGAAAGTTTTTGTTACCATAATGGTTATATCAAAGTTAATGCAGGTAAAAACTCAAATTTAGAATTAATAACTTTACAAAATATGAATGGAAATTCAAAAAACTTTACACAAACTGATTTTATAAATCATGAAGATAGTAATGTAGAATATTATGATTTAGAATTAGGTTCAGGAGTTAATGCTGTTGCATCTAAATCTAGACTTATAGGAGATAGAGCAAATATGCTTTACGTTCCTGCATATTTAGTAGATGAAAAAAGAAAAGCAGATTTTGAATATTCATTATTATTCCATGGTAAATACTGTAATGGAGATATTGAAGGTAGGGGAACTACAAAAGATTATGGACATAAAGTATTTAGGGGAAATATATATTTTTATAAGGGTTGTAGTAAATCTACGGCTAGTGAAGGAGAATTTTCTATATTATTAGATGACACTATAACAATACATGCAATACCCGCTATGTTATGTGATGAAGATGATGTTGTAGGAGCACATGCAGCATCTGTTGGTAAAGTTGATGAAGATAGACTATTTTACCTTATGTCAAGGGGATTTAGTGCAAAAGAAGCCAAAAAAATTGTTGTGGAGTCAACATTTAGACCTATATTTGAAAAAATTGAAATTGAAGATATAAAAGAAGAAATGTTTGAAGAAATTAAAAGAAGAATGTTGTAG
- a CDS encoding SufS family cysteine desulfurase: MNKNIRNHFPILKNKDIAYLDSAATTQKPNLVIEDIKEYYENFNANAGRGTHELAMISKSIIENTREKIKEFVNCKETGEVVFTKNCTEAINLVAYSYGLNFLKKGDEIILGISNHHSNIVPWQYIARKKGVKIKYIYLDKNGQLDLNDYKYKLNENTKLVAISSVVNTTGIIQNYKQIIELAHKKNVLVLLDVAQAIVHFEQNFDKWNPDFMVFSGHKMFSSFGVGVLVAKKELLEKMPPFILGGDMIEYVEEQKSTYAKVPTKFEGGTLNSAAISSLSRAIDYIRTITYKEIENVENLLMMELMFKLTKLNFVEIYYTENIDRVAVISFNVKGVHSHDTAFILDQHNVAVRSGHHCTAPLLKYMGVNSTCRISLGIYNNSDDIDKLIYGLKQVKEVFKL, from the coding sequence ATGAATAAGAATATAAGAAATCATTTTCCAATATTAAAAAATAAAGATATTGCATACTTAGATAGTGCAGCAACTACACAAAAACCCAATCTTGTTATAGAAGATATTAAAGAGTATTATGAGAATTTTAATGCAAACGCAGGCCGTGGGACACATGAACTAGCGATGATATCTAAATCAATAATAGAAAATACAAGAGAAAAAATAAAAGAATTTGTTAATTGTAAAGAGACAGGAGAAGTAGTATTTACAAAAAATTGTACAGAAGCAATAAATTTAGTTGCATATTCATATGGTCTTAATTTTTTAAAAAAGGGTGATGAAATCATATTAGGTATATCAAATCATCATTCTAATATAGTACCTTGGCAATATATAGCAAGAAAAAAAGGCGTAAAGATAAAATACATATATTTGGATAAAAATGGACAATTAGATTTAAATGACTATAAGTATAAACTTAATGAAAATACTAAATTAGTCGCTATATCATCTGTTGTTAATACAACTGGAATAATACAAAATTATAAGCAAATAATTGAATTAGCACATAAAAAAAATGTTTTAGTATTGCTAGACGTAGCACAAGCCATAGTACATTTTGAACAAAATTTTGATAAATGGAATCCAGACTTCATGGTCTTTTCAGGACACAAAATGTTTTCTAGTTTTGGTGTTGGAGTATTGGTCGCTAAAAAAGAATTATTAGAAAAGATGCCACCATTTATACTTGGTGGAGATATGATAGAGTATGTAGAAGAACAAAAATCTACTTATGCTAAAGTACCAACTAAATTTGAAGGGGGAACTTTAAATTCGGCAGCTATATCATCTTTATCAAGAGCCATTGACTATATTAGAACTATAACATATAAAGAAATAGAAAATGTAGAAAATTTACTTATGATGGAATTAATGTTTAAATTGACAAAACTTAATTTTGTAGAAATTTATTATACTGAAAATATAGATAGGGTGGCAGTAATATCATTTAATGTAAAAGGTGTACATTCACATGATACTGCATTTATTTTAGATCAACATAATGTTGCAGTTAGATCAGGGCATCATTGTACAGCACCACTATTGAAATATATGGGTGTAAATTCAACATGTCGTATAAGTTTAGGTATATATAATAATAGTGATGATATTGATAAATTAATATATGGATTAAAGCAAGTAAAAGAGGTATTTAAATTATGA